From a region of the Bacteroides sp. AN502(2024) genome:
- a CDS encoding FHA domain-containing protein, with the protein MRKMFLVCPNCRTRLSFPEAPGYEEKIVECPICHFKAKANVYQGGAIAKGGLGSAEEETQLPGYRVPQNFDIGQIRVDGTEQHCPLKMGVNIIGRIAKNSDADIQITHDEYMSRRHLRIDVVKTVHGIEHHLVEINSKNVIALNGKPIQRNDILKLQLGDKLTLGKTDVYLEATDEEATQIV; encoded by the coding sequence ATGAGAAAGATGTTTTTAGTTTGCCCCAATTGCCGCACCCGTCTCTCTTTTCCGGAAGCGCCCGGCTATGAGGAGAAGATAGTGGAATGCCCCATTTGCCATTTCAAGGCAAAGGCCAACGTGTATCAGGGCGGTGCGATTGCAAAAGGCGGTCTGGGAAGCGCAGAGGAGGAGACGCAGTTGCCGGGATACAGGGTGCCGCAGAACTTTGATATCGGACAAATAAGAGTCGATGGTACAGAACAACATTGCCCGCTGAAAATGGGAGTGAACATCATCGGGCGCATTGCTAAAAACAGCGATGCGGATATTCAGATTACTCATGACGAATACATGAGCCGTCGCCACCTTCGGATAGACGTGGTGAAAACAGTGCATGGCATTGAGCATCACCTTGTGGAGATAAATTCAAAGAATGTCATTGCCCTGAATGGAAAGCCCATTCAGCGGAATGATATTTTGAAACTACAGTTAGGTGACAAGCTAACCTTAGGAAAGACGGACGTCTATCTGGAGGCGACAGACGAAGAAGCGACTCAAATAGTATAA